Proteins co-encoded in one Pelobates fuscus isolate aPelFus1 chromosome 5, aPelFus1.pri, whole genome shotgun sequence genomic window:
- the LOC134610503 gene encoding tubulin polyglutamylase TTLL5-like: protein MAGQQPKKGEPSERQEKEHHPCIIWTGGSEKTPVVKFQAEGATGMVCLREVGEHYQLAYKMARIGNSPVSTMLSAHGFQKVETSSSNFNLMWTGPYNNASVLANLSKFQKINHFPNSMQLGRKDLLCKNIQTLQKKHGAQTYNFLPQSYVLPNDNKEFRKVISKDQGPWISKPVSACQGRGIQIINSFSQINRRETLLVSRYIKNPLLVDGFKFDLRLYVLVTSYDPLIIYLYEEGLTRFATNQYKPTEENMKNQYMHLTNTSINKENANYVRSTNPEVENHGSLWSMGALLRHLKELGKDTATLMSKIEELVIKSIISAEGSIASVLQGTLADRRKCFELYGFDVLVDETLKPWLLEVNLMPSLVSDGPLELKIKANLLADTLTLIGVQCQNTQQNMDKGPIITAKVKEGYQKTAAGQTETSQEKMKIIREVKEEEERRGGFIRIFPNKDTWKKYSNFLTYKSFNSMLASHLFTKKSSKPGSSSNGLGQHCALYERKLPLLRTNIPEMALSQGSPSHSRATPKDVRTCKPLNKIQPLHLHAAKMSDPKASRFGVGQHSVLRGQKQPSLQTNKSVIPSKTSHMSSERVSREVERQRLPNLVTCKPLDNIQPRQLLSTKLSDQKSSSSGPSALYQQKLPPLQSSRPVDRVMTLRQFNSKKNCTQKCGYNSVRPSKIFHQSSERVPKDIRRQGLCGIRDSSTDSGSMRQVDPQPTVVYGSSELLNIITGFSSTYQQLCAELDRL, encoded by the coding sequence ATGGCTGGACAACAGCCTAAGAAGGGTGAACCCTCTGAGCGCCAGGAGAAAGAACACCACCCCTGCATAATATGGACTGGGGGTTCAGAAAAAACGCCAGTGGTGAAATTTCAAGCAGAAGGCGCAACTGGAATGGTATGCCTGCGTGAGGTGGGAGAACACTACCAACTGGCATACAAGATGGCTCGTATCGGGAATAGCCCGGTCAGCACAATGCTATCTGCTCATGGGTTTCAGAAAGTGGAAACCAGCAGTAGCAATTTCAATTTGATGTGGACAGGACCATACAATAATGCTTCTGTCTTGGCAAATCTTTCCAAATTTCAGAAAATCAACCACTTCCCCAATTCTATGCAGTTGGGACGCAAGGATCTACTCTGCAAAAACATTCAAACCCTGCAGAAGAAACATGGGGCCCAGACTTACAACTTCCTACCCCAGAGTTATGTACTTCCCAATGATAACAAGGAATTCCGCAAAGTTATTTCCAAGGATCAAGGCCCCTGGATCTCAAAGCCTGTCTCTGCCTGTCAAGGACGCGGAATTCAGATTATCAATTCCTTCTCTCAAATAAACAGAAGGGAAACACTCCTAGTCTCTCGTTACATAAAAAATCCACTTCTTGTTGACGGATTTAAATTTGACCTACGCCTCTATGTACTGGTCACGTCGTATGATCCACTAATTATTTACCTATATGAAGAGGGTCTGACAAGGTTTGCCACTAATCAATACAAACCAACGGAGGAGAACATGAAAAATCAATATATGCATTTGACTAACACCAGCATAAACAAAGAAAATGCAAACTATGTGAGATCCACAAATCCGGAAGTGGAAAATCATGGCAGTTTATGGAGCATGGGTGCATTGCTGCGTCACCTAAAGGAATTGGGAAAAGACACAGCCACGCTCATGTCTAAAATAGAAGAGCTTGTTATTAAAAGCATAATATCGGCGGAAGGCTCTATTGCCTCAGTGTTGCAAGGAACGCTTGCTGACAGAAGAAAGTGTTTTGAATTGTACGGCTTTGATGTCCTAGTAGATGAAACCTTAAAGCCCTGGCTGTTGGAAGTTAATCTAATGCCGTCTCTGGTTTCTGATGGACCCCTTGAATTAAAAATCAAGGCAAATCTGCTTGCAGACACGCTGACATTAATTGGTGTGCAGTGTCAAAATACCCAGCAGAATATGGACAAAGGGCCCATAATAACTGCAAAAGTGAAAGAAGGTTATCAAAAGACAGCGGCTGGACAGACCGAAACCTCCCAAGAGAAGATGAAGATAATTCGTGAGGtcaaggaggaggaagagagaagAGGCGGTTTTATTCGAATCTTCCCCAACAAGGATACATGGAAGAAATATAGCAATTTCTTGACATACAAATCCTTTAATAGCATGCTGGCTTCTCATCTTTTTACAAAGAAGTCGTCAAAGCCGGGATCCAGCAGTAATGGACTTGGCCAACACTGTGCGCTATATGAGCGAAAGCTGCCACTACTGCGGACAAACATCCCTGAGATGGCACTCAGTCAAGGCAGTCCATCTCATAGTAGAGCAACTCCCAAGGATGTGAGGACATGCAAACCCCTTAATAAGATTCAGCCTCTCCATCTGCATGCAGCAAAGATGTCAGATCCAAAAGCCAGTCGTTTTGGTGTTGGGCAACACTCTGTGCTGCGTGGGCAAAAGCAGCCATCACTGCAGACAAATAAGTCAGTCATTCCATCTAAAACTTCTCACATGAGCAGTGAAAGAGTTTCCAGGGAGGTGGAGAGACAGAGATTGCCCAATTTAGTAACATGCAAACCTTTGGATAATATTCAGCCTCGCCAACTTCTATCAACAAAGCTGTCAGATCAAAAATCCAGCAGTAGTGGACCCTCGGCACTGTATCAGCAAAAGCTGCCGCCATTGCAGTCAAGCAGACCCGTGGATCGTGTGATGACGCTCAGGCaatttaatagtaaaaaaaactgcACACAAAAATGTGGGTATAATTCAGTCCGTCCATCTAAAATATTTCATCAGAGCAGCGAAAGAGTTCCCAAAGACATCAGGAGACAGGGACTATGTGGCATCAGGGACTCTAGCACAGACTCCGGAAGCATGAGACAAGTTGATCCACAGCCTACTGTTGTGTACGGTTCCAGTGAGCTATTAAACATCATCACTGGCTTCTCGTCCACCTACCAACAACTTTGCGCAGAACTCGATCGGCTATAG